Proteins from a genomic interval of Schistocerca serialis cubense isolate TAMUIC-IGC-003099 chromosome 11, iqSchSeri2.2, whole genome shotgun sequence:
- the LOC126427160 gene encoding zinc finger protein 26-like gives MFSNPELNPLGVKMEEVEASTRYASDSARLTQTTGGSCGISCEGICHHGLVQDDSVIDEEKSTHEFGTENVIIDKEYSVAPPYDCSKREKELHLYSCDFCQQNFPSKYRLIMHVFMHIDGMQPPLYVCKWCGEVFHSKVSLKTHLRMRENYHGLTACHHEKYDYSDEHQSSIFLDSEPEVSVTEHIEQSSYKETWKTSKKASNDMCNTHKTNDAISAYGILSTAVNVSAQADLHIANRTNKCGICAKWFARSGDLKTHLLIHTGMKVHKCEICGKSFTLLGSLKKHINSHWKQTSQM, from the coding sequence ATTGACTCAGACTACTGGTGGGAGCTGTGGCATATCATGTGAAGGAATTTGTCACCATGGGCTGGTCCAGGATGATTCGGTGATAGACGAGGAGAAGTCAACACATGAGTTTGGTACAGAAAATGTGATTATTGATAAGGAATACTCAGTAGCCCCCCCATATGACTGTAGTAAGAGGGAAAAGGAATTACATCTATATAGCTGTGATTTCTGCCAACAGAACTTTCCTTCAAAATACAGACTCATAATGCATGTGTTTATGCACATTGATGGCATGCAACCACCTTtgtatgtttgtaagtggtgtggtgAGGTATTTCACAGTAAGGTTAGTTTGAAAacacatttgagaatgagagagaaTTATCATGGCTTAACTGCTTGCCACCATGAAAAATATGACTATAGTGATGAGCATCAAAGCAGTATCTTCTTGGATAGTGAGCCAGAAGTTTCTGTTACAGAACACATTGAACAGTCTTCATATAAGGAAACGTGGAAAACTTCAAAGAAGGCCTCTAATGACATGTGTAACACACACAAGACAAATGATGCAATAAGTGCTTATGGAATTTTATCTACAGCTGTTAATGTCAGTGCCCAGGCTGATCTACATATTGCAAACAGAACCAACAAATGTGGTATTTGTGCCAAATGGTTTGCTAGGTCAGGCGATCTGAAGACTCatttattaattcacactggaatgaaagttcacaaatgtgagatttgtgggaaatcttttactttGTTAGGCAGTCTCAAGAAgcacattaattcacactggaaacaaacctcacaaatgtga